In one Cupriavidus taiwanensis genomic region, the following are encoded:
- the prpF gene encoding 2-methylaconitate cis-trans isomerase PrpF, whose protein sequence is MAHVPQIKIPATYIRGGTSKGVFFRLQDLPETAQAPGPARDALLMRVIGSPDPYGKQIDGMGAATSSTSKTVIVSKSTRPDHDVDYLFGQVSIDQSFVDWSGNCGNLSAAVGPFAISAGLVDPGRIPQNGVATVRIWQANIGKTIIGHVPITNGEVQETGDFELDGVTFPAAEVQLEFMDPAADEEGAGGAMFPTGNVVDDLEVPGVGTLKATMINAGIPTIFVNAESIGYTGTELQDAINSDTKALAMFETIRAHGALRMGLIKDVDEAAKRQHTPKVAFVARPVDYTASSGKQVAAADVDLLVRALSMGKLHHAMMGTAAVAIGTAAAIPGTLVNLAAGGGERNAVRFGHPSGTLRVGAEAQQVDGEWVVRKAIMSRSSRVLMEGWVRVPGDAF, encoded by the coding sequence ATGGCCCACGTACCCCAGATCAAGATCCCCGCCACCTACATCCGTGGCGGCACCAGCAAGGGCGTGTTCTTCCGCCTGCAAGACCTGCCCGAGACCGCGCAGGCCCCCGGCCCTGCCCGCGACGCACTGCTGATGCGCGTGATCGGCAGCCCCGACCCGTACGGCAAGCAGATCGACGGCATGGGCGCTGCCACCTCCAGCACCAGCAAGACCGTGATCGTGTCGAAGAGCACGCGCCCGGACCACGATGTCGACTACCTGTTCGGCCAGGTCTCGATCGACCAGTCGTTCGTGGACTGGAGCGGCAACTGCGGCAACCTGTCCGCCGCGGTCGGCCCCTTCGCCATCAGCGCCGGCCTGGTCGACCCGGGCCGCATCCCGCAGAACGGCGTTGCCACCGTGCGCATCTGGCAGGCCAATATCGGCAAGACCATCATCGGCCACGTGCCCATCACCAACGGTGAAGTGCAGGAAACCGGCGACTTTGAACTCGACGGCGTGACCTTCCCGGCCGCCGAAGTGCAGCTCGAGTTCATGGACCCGGCCGCCGACGAAGAAGGCGCCGGCGGCGCGATGTTCCCCACCGGCAACGTGGTCGACGACCTCGAGGTGCCGGGCGTCGGCACGCTCAAGGCAACCATGATCAACGCCGGCATCCCGACCATCTTCGTCAATGCGGAGAGCATCGGCTATACCGGTACCGAACTGCAGGACGCCATCAACAGCGACACCAAGGCGCTGGCGATGTTCGAGACCATCCGCGCTCATGGCGCGCTGCGCATGGGCCTGATCAAGGACGTGGACGAGGCCGCCAAGCGCCAGCACACGCCCAAGGTGGCCTTTGTCGCCAGGCCGGTGGACTACACCGCCTCCAGCGGCAAGCAGGTGGCTGCGGCCGACGTCGACCTGCTGGTGCGCGCGCTGTCGATGGGCAAGCTGCACCATGCCATGATGGGCACCGCGGCGGTGGCGATCGGCACCGCCGCGGCCATTCCCGGCACGCTGGTCAACCTGGCCGCCGGCGGCGGCGAACGCAACGCGGTGCGGTTCGGGCATCCGTCCGGCACGCTGCGCGTCGGCGCCGAGGCACAGCAGGTCGACGGCGAATGGGTGGTCAGGAAGGCCATCATGAGCCGCAGCTCGCGCGTGCTGATGGAAGGCTGGGTGCGCGTGCCCGGCGACGCATTCTGA
- a CDS encoding asparaginase: protein MKYSARVTTLAAALLSASLITGAAHAQLAPAAQPAAAAATAPAEARKANIVIIGTGGTIAGAGAAATNTAAYQSAVVPVDKIIASVPEISKVANVKGEQIFQIGSESFNNERLLKLAKRVSELLKQPDVDGIVITHGTDTIEETAYFLNLTLKSDKPVVVVGSMRPGTALGADGALNLYDAVLVASNPASKGKGTLAVLNDEIHTGRDVSKTNTFKTETFRSPFGPLGYVVEGRTLFYRLPARPHTLQTQWDIDKIDKLPEVAVVYAYGNANPAAVDAAVKSGAKAIIYAATGNGSVGDYMVESLKAARGKGVQIVRASRTGGGVVVRNAEQPDDKYDWIVTDDQLPQKARILMALALTQTNDSKALQQVFWKY, encoded by the coding sequence ATGAAATATTCCGCCCGCGTCACCACGCTGGCCGCTGCCCTGCTGTCGGCCAGCCTGATCACCGGCGCCGCCCACGCCCAGCTCGCGCCCGCGGCCCAGCCTGCCGCCGCCGCTGCCACGGCCCCCGCTGAAGCGCGCAAGGCCAACATCGTCATCATCGGCACCGGCGGCACCATTGCCGGCGCCGGCGCCGCGGCGACCAACACCGCCGCCTACCAGTCCGCCGTGGTCCCGGTCGACAAGATCATCGCCTCGGTGCCGGAAATCTCCAAGGTTGCCAACGTCAAGGGCGAGCAGATCTTCCAGATCGGTTCGGAAAGCTTCAACAACGAACGCCTGCTCAAGCTTGCCAAGCGCGTGTCGGAACTGCTCAAGCAGCCTGACGTCGACGGCATCGTGATCACGCACGGCACCGACACCATCGAGGAAACCGCTTATTTCCTCAACCTGACGCTGAAGAGCGACAAGCCGGTGGTGGTGGTCGGCTCGATGCGCCCGGGCACCGCCCTGGGTGCAGACGGCGCGCTGAACCTCTACGACGCCGTGCTGGTCGCCTCCAACCCGGCGTCCAAGGGCAAGGGCACGCTGGCGGTGCTGAACGACGAGATCCACACCGGCCGCGACGTCTCCAAGACCAACACCTTCAAGACCGAGACCTTCCGCTCGCCGTTCGGCCCGCTCGGCTACGTGGTCGAAGGCCGCACGCTGTTCTACCGCCTGCCGGCGCGTCCGCACACGCTGCAGACGCAGTGGGACATCGACAAGATCGACAAGCTGCCCGAGGTGGCGGTGGTCTATGCCTACGGCAACGCCAACCCGGCCGCGGTCGACGCGGCGGTGAAGAGCGGCGCCAAGGCCATCATCTACGCCGCCACCGGCAACGGCAGCGTCGGCGACTACATGGTCGAGTCGCTCAAGGCGGCGCGCGGCAAGGGCGTGCAGATCGTGCGCGCCTCGCGCACCGGCGGCGGCGTGGTGGTGCGCAACGCCGAGCAGCCCGACGACAAGTATGACTGGATCGTCACCGACGACCAGTTGCCGCAGAAGGCGCGCATCCTGATGGCGCTGGCGCTGACGCAGACCAACGACAGCAAGGCGCTGCAGCAGGTGTTCTGGAAGTACTAA
- a CDS encoding PaaI family thioesterase, producing MLQAILRQPGTDGTAAVDPRMRAMIDNVLMASPVARALGVRLDQLAPDHVELFMPYLPTNVTHGSTVHGGVIATLIDIAGAAAAASGASADAVKGGATSSLSVQYLAAAQGVALRAVAGVVRRGRRQVVTEVAVYADRAGANQEDATDVLVAKALMSSAMF from the coding sequence ATGCTGCAAGCCATACTCCGCCAGCCCGGGACCGACGGCACTGCCGCGGTCGACCCGCGCATGCGCGCCATGATCGACAACGTGCTGATGGCGTCGCCGGTGGCGCGCGCGCTCGGCGTGCGGCTCGACCAGCTGGCGCCCGATCATGTCGAGCTGTTCATGCCGTATCTGCCCACCAACGTGACCCATGGCAGCACTGTCCACGGTGGCGTGATCGCGACGCTGATCGATATCGCCGGCGCCGCCGCGGCTGCCTCAGGCGCCAGTGCCGACGCGGTGAAGGGCGGGGCCACCAGCTCGCTGTCGGTGCAGTACCTTGCTGCCGCCCAGGGCGTGGCGTTGCGCGCCGTTGCCGGGGTGGTGCGGCGCGGCCGGCGCCAGGTGGTGACCGAGGTGGCGGTGTATGCCGACCGGGCGGGAGCCAACCAGGAGGACGCGACGGACGTGCTGGTTGCCAAGGCGCTGATGAGCAGCGCGATGTTCTGA
- a CDS encoding DUF1289 domain-containing protein, whose amino-acid sequence MPLPPESHAVHAEPDPGTTDATLSERPDSPCIGICSTLFDEVCQGCGRTAAEVSNWVFFSDEEKRQVWQRITREGTGKRFRQG is encoded by the coding sequence ATGCCGCTGCCGCCCGAATCCCACGCCGTCCACGCCGAACCGGACCCGGGCACGACCGACGCCACCTTGTCCGAGCGCCCGGACAGCCCCTGCATCGGCATCTGCTCGACCCTGTTCGACGAGGTGTGCCAGGGCTGCGGCCGCACCGCGGCCGAGGTCAGCAACTGGGTTTTTTTCAGCGACGAGGAAAAGCGGCAGGTGTGGCAGCGCATCACGCGCGAAGGCACCGGCAAGCGATTCCGCCAGGGCTGA
- a CDS encoding MOSC domain-containing protein, producing MSQPASILRVPIAAVLTGAVLPFGPRGVPSGIAKAATRARIRVTATGLEGDGQGDPRHHGGPEKALHHYAFDHYPAWRLALQEQGASADGVLDTPGAFGENLSTTGLTEADVCVGDRFRLGTALVEVSQARQPCWKLNHRFGYAGMSRAVQQSLRTGWYYRVLETGEVAAGDGLELVARPCPGWSLHRLLQVLYVDRLDYAALEAMAALAPLAESWRKLARQRLERREVEAMERRLCGE from the coding sequence ATGAGCCAGCCCGCATCCATCCTGCGCGTGCCGATCGCTGCGGTGCTGACCGGAGCCGTGCTCCCGTTCGGCCCCAGGGGCGTACCCAGCGGCATTGCCAAGGCCGCAACGCGCGCCCGCATCCGCGTGACCGCTACCGGGCTCGAGGGCGACGGGCAGGGTGATCCGCGCCATCATGGCGGCCCGGAAAAGGCGCTGCACCACTATGCCTTCGACCACTACCCGGCGTGGCGCCTGGCGCTGCAAGAGCAGGGCGCGTCGGCCGACGGCGTGCTCGACACCCCCGGCGCCTTCGGCGAGAACCTGAGCACCACGGGCCTGACCGAAGCGGACGTCTGCGTCGGCGACCGCTTTCGCCTGGGCACGGCGCTGGTGGAGGTGTCGCAGGCGCGCCAGCCGTGCTGGAAGCTCAATCACCGCTTCGGCTATGCGGGCATGTCGCGCGCCGTGCAGCAGAGCCTGCGCACCGGCTGGTACTACCGCGTGCTGGAAACCGGCGAGGTGGCCGCGGGCGATGGGCTGGAACTGGTGGCGCGGCCCTGTCCCGGATGGTCGCTGCACCGTCTGCTGCAGGTGCTGTATGTCGACCGGCTCGACTATGCCGCGCTGGAAGCCATGGCCGCGCTGGCGCCGCTGGCCGAGAGCTGGCGCAAGCTGGCACGGCAGCGGCTGGAACGGCGCGAAGTCGAAGCGATGGAGCGGCGCCTGTGCGGGGAGTGA
- a CDS encoding glutamine amidotransferase, protein MTTPTTHVIQHVAFEHAGVIGNALRARGHTLRVFQAGVDDLARITSEPADLLLVLGGPIGVYETDAYPWLEAEIALIRERLAAGGKLIGVCLGAQLIARAAGARVYPGSREIGWAPISPTPAGLDSALAELAAAHWEVLHWHGDTFDLPAGAQLLASTAAVSNQAYAIGNQVLALQFHPEVMPADIEAWLIGHTVELGKAGIDPRTIRARTAQVGATVAAAGERMFARWLEQAGL, encoded by the coding sequence ATGACAACGCCAACCACTCATGTGATCCAGCACGTCGCCTTCGAGCACGCGGGCGTGATCGGCAACGCCCTGCGCGCGCGCGGGCACACGCTGCGGGTGTTCCAGGCCGGCGTCGATGACCTGGCGCGGATCACCAGCGAGCCGGCCGACCTGCTGCTGGTGCTTGGTGGTCCCATCGGGGTTTACGAAACCGACGCCTATCCGTGGCTGGAGGCGGAAATCGCGCTGATCCGCGAGCGCCTGGCCGCCGGCGGCAAGCTTATCGGCGTGTGCCTGGGCGCACAGCTGATCGCGCGCGCCGCCGGCGCCAGGGTCTACCCCGGCTCCCGCGAGATCGGCTGGGCGCCGATCTCGCCGACACCGGCCGGACTGGATTCGGCGCTGGCCGAGCTGGCCGCGGCCCACTGGGAAGTCCTGCACTGGCACGGCGACACCTTCGACCTGCCCGCCGGCGCGCAGCTGCTGGCGTCAACCGCGGCGGTATCGAACCAGGCTTATGCCATCGGCAACCAGGTGCTGGCGCTGCAGTTCCACCCCGAAGTCATGCCGGCCGATATCGAGGCCTGGCTGATCGGCCATACCGTCGAACTGGGCAAGGCCGGCATCGATCCGCGCACCATCCGTGCGCGCACCGCGCAAGTGGGCGCCACCGTGGCGGCGGCGGGAGAACGCATGTTCGCGCGCTGGCTGGAGCAAGCCGGACTATGA
- a CDS encoding penicillin acylase family protein has protein sequence MRGFVRLARWLAVLLGLALAAAAGALVWYRDAAQPPVTGTEVLAGLREPVTVVRDSHGVPHIRAASKTDAWFALGYVHAQDRLWQMQMNKRIVAGRLAEILGPSAVDNDKFLRTLGVRRNAEAILAQASPEARAALQAYADGVNAWIDQRKGPLPPEFLLLRTRPERWEPADTLGWQTMMAWDLGGNWTQETLRMRLAQVLPVARISELLAPYPGERPVRTMDYGHLYRQLAPLASAMASVGDQAPPGYVEGMGSNNWVVSGAYTQSGKPMLANDPHLGLQAPALWYFARLSAPGLEVAGATLPGMPLVVLGHNDRIAWGLTNTAPDVQDLYLERVRPGNDTQYQTPQGWAAFETRTETIRVKGAADITLKVRSTRHGPVISDVAESLASAAAPLGAQYVVAFQWTALRPDDRTFLAGLRLNQARDWSCFTDALRDFHSPQQNIVYADVDGNIGFYAPGRVPLRRADNDLKGLAPAPGWDARYDWTGFIPFEALPHQYNPAGGVIVTANQRIVAPDYPYFITSEWTVPYRFDRIRTLLAATPRHSFESFAAIQKDVLSLAVRDALPLLLAAPVSRDPARPARERALLEALRRWDGTMDPARAEPLLVTAWLRELSRRLFEEKTGEAIFGRLWEQRNVQQPMLNILRDPRQLGAFWCDRPHTGPAESCDDAIADAWSQAMADLSRRYGDDPARWRWGEAHAARLEHRPLGKVGYLAPLFNLRVPTGGDTYTVNVGRHNLRDEKAPFENTHAASVRALYDLSDLAASRFMDSTGQSGNALLPRYRDWTGKWAAVEYITMPPVAAPGANGAADALVLAPAAK, from the coding sequence ATGCGCGGGTTCGTTCGGCTGGCCAGGTGGCTGGCAGTGCTGCTGGGGCTGGCGCTGGCCGCAGCCGCGGGCGCGTTGGTCTGGTATCGCGACGCGGCACAGCCACCGGTCACGGGCACGGAGGTGCTGGCGGGATTGCGCGAGCCGGTCACGGTCGTGCGCGACAGCCATGGCGTGCCGCATATCCGCGCCGCCAGCAAGACCGATGCGTGGTTCGCGCTGGGCTACGTGCACGCGCAGGACCGGCTGTGGCAGATGCAGATGAACAAGCGCATCGTCGCCGGCCGCCTCGCCGAGATCCTGGGCCCGTCCGCGGTCGATAACGACAAGTTCCTGCGCACGCTGGGCGTGCGGCGCAACGCCGAGGCCATCCTGGCGCAGGCCTCGCCGGAAGCGCGCGCGGCGCTGCAGGCCTATGCCGACGGTGTCAATGCATGGATCGACCAGCGCAAGGGCCCGCTGCCGCCGGAGTTCCTGCTGCTGCGCACCCGGCCGGAGCGCTGGGAGCCGGCCGACACGCTGGGCTGGCAGACCATGATGGCATGGGACCTGGGCGGCAACTGGACCCAGGAGACGCTGCGCATGCGGCTGGCGCAGGTGCTGCCGGTGGCCCGCATCAGCGAACTGCTGGCGCCGTATCCGGGCGAGCGGCCGGTACGCACCATGGATTACGGCCACCTGTACCGGCAACTGGCGCCGCTGGCGAGCGCGATGGCCAGCGTCGGCGACCAGGCGCCGCCGGGCTACGTCGAGGGCATGGGCTCGAACAACTGGGTGGTGTCGGGCGCGTACACGCAATCGGGCAAGCCGATGCTGGCCAACGATCCGCACCTGGGGCTGCAGGCGCCGGCGCTGTGGTACTTCGCGCGCCTGAGCGCGCCCGGGCTCGAGGTGGCCGGCGCCACGCTGCCGGGCATGCCGCTGGTGGTGCTGGGACACAACGACCGCATCGCCTGGGGCCTGACCAATACCGCGCCGGACGTGCAGGACCTGTATCTCGAGCGCGTGCGTCCGGGCAACGACACCCAGTACCAGACACCGCAGGGCTGGGCCGCGTTCGAGACCCGCACCGAGACCATCCGCGTCAAGGGCGCGGCCGACATAACGCTGAAGGTCCGCAGCACGCGCCACGGGCCGGTGATCTCCGATGTGGCCGAGTCGCTCGCCAGTGCCGCGGCGCCGCTGGGCGCGCAATACGTGGTGGCGTTCCAGTGGACCGCGCTGCGCCCGGACGACCGCACCTTCCTGGCGGGGCTGCGGCTGAACCAGGCGCGCGACTGGAGCTGCTTCACCGACGCGCTGCGCGACTTCCACTCGCCGCAGCAGAACATCGTCTATGCCGACGTCGACGGCAATATCGGCTTCTATGCGCCCGGGCGCGTGCCGCTGCGCCGCGCCGACAACGACCTCAAGGGGCTGGCGCCGGCGCCGGGCTGGGATGCGCGCTACGACTGGACCGGCTTTATCCCGTTCGAGGCGCTGCCACACCAGTACAACCCCGCCGGGGGCGTGATCGTGACGGCCAACCAGCGCATCGTCGCGCCCGACTATCCGTACTTCATCACCAGCGAGTGGACCGTGCCGTATCGCTTCGACCGCATCCGCACGCTGCTGGCGGCCACGCCCAGGCATAGCTTCGAAAGCTTCGCGGCGATCCAGAAGGACGTGCTCTCGCTGGCGGTGCGCGATGCCTTGCCGCTGCTGCTGGCCGCGCCGGTCAGCCGCGATCCCGCGCGCCCGGCGCGCGAACGCGCCTTGCTGGAGGCATTGCGCCGGTGGGACGGCACCATGGATCCCGCGCGCGCCGAGCCGCTGTTGGTCACCGCGTGGCTGCGCGAGCTGTCGCGCCGGCTGTTCGAGGAGAAAACCGGCGAGGCAATCTTCGGGCGCCTGTGGGAGCAGCGCAACGTGCAGCAGCCCATGCTCAACATCCTGCGCGATCCGCGCCAGCTGGGCGCGTTCTGGTGCGACCGTCCCCATACCGGCCCGGCCGAGAGCTGCGACGATGCCATTGCCGATGCCTGGAGCCAGGCCATGGCGGACCTGTCGCGCCGCTATGGCGACGATCCCGCCCGCTGGCGCTGGGGCGAGGCGCACGCGGCGCGCCTGGAGCACCGGCCGCTCGGCAAGGTCGGCTACCTGGCGCCGCTGTTCAACCTGCGCGTGCCGACCGGCGGCGACACCTACACCGTCAACGTCGGCCGGCATAACCTGCGCGACGAGAAGGCGCCATTCGAAAACACCCATGCGGCCAGCGTGCGCGCGCTCTATGACCTGTCCGACCTGGCGGCGTCGCGCTTCATGGATTCCACCGGCCAATCCGGCAATGCGCTGCTGCCGCGCTACCGCGACTGGACCGGCAAGTGGGCGGCGGTGGAGTACATCACCATGCCGCCGGTGGCAGCGCCGGGAGCGAACGGCGCGGCCGACGCCCTGGTGCTGGCGCCTGCGGCAAAATAG